From the genome of Frateuria soli:
AGCGGATTGGGTACGTCGGCGGCGAACGGCCCCTGGCCGCGGGTGGGCAGCGCGGCGATCCTGTCGACCACGTCCATGCCATTGATCACCTGGCCGAACACGGCGTAGCCCCAGGTCAGGCCGCTCTGGTTGCCGGCAAAGTCGAGCCGGCGGTTGTCGACCAGGTTGATGAAGAACTGCGCGGTGCCCGAATTCGGATCCGCGCCCCGCGCCACCGCCACGGTGCCGCGCAGGTTCGACAGCCCGTTGTCCGCCTCGCTGGCGATCGCCGGATGGGTGCGCTTGGGCTGCAGGTCGCGCGTGTACAGGCCGCCCTGCACCAGGTAGCCGTTGATCGCGCGATGGAACACGGTGCCGTCGTAGAAGCCCTCGTGCACGTATTGCAGGAAGTTGGCCACGCTCTTGGGCGCCTTGTCCGGGAACAGTTCCAGCGTGATGTCGCCAACACTGGTATGCAGCA
Proteins encoded in this window:
- a CDS encoding peptidylprolyl isomerase; its protein translation is MPRLLLALLLFLPLGVAAQAAPPPASTSATPPAPGPKVLLHTSVGDITLELFPDKAPKSVANFLQYVHEGFYDGTVFHRAINGYLVQGGLYTRDLQPKRTHPAIASEADNGLSNLRGTVAVARGADPNSGTAQFFINLVDNRRLDFAGNQSGLTWGYAVFGQVINGMDVVDRIAALPTRGQGPFAADVPNPLPVILSARVVGEEAPASATSAQAPAKAASAARPAGKKGG